From the genome of Desulfonatronum thiosulfatophilum:
CTTGCCCTCCGGATCCAGCAGTTCTATGGCCTTGGGGTTGACGGCATGCAGCGCATGGTCCTGGGCCAGGAGGACCATGGGGTCCTGGACCCCGTCGAAAATTGCCCCGAAGAGACGAATGGAATTGTCCAGGGCCTGGATATTATCCCCGATTCGCTCCTTGTACATCTCCTTGAGCAGCACAATGGGCCGGTTGTCCGTGGCGATAACCACATAGCCGGGTGAGGGATCGGCATCCGGCAGCGCAATGATGCGCAGAGAAAAAGTTCCCTTGCCCATGGGAGCGCCGATTTCATGCACCCGGCCAGGCTGAAACCGATCCAGCGTCTGCTTCAGTCCGTGAACCGGCAAGCCCAGAACCTCCCAGAACAACCTGCCCTCCACCCCGCCCTGAAAAAAACTTTTTTTATCGTTCCCGGTATCGCGAATGCGACCGGATTGGTCCGTGAAGAAAACATAATCCTTGAACGCCCGAACAACAGCGGAAAGATTCCGCACCGGTTCAGGGGCCGGTCGTTTTCTGGAGATGGTTGTTAATTTTTGCGAAGGAGTCATGGCTGGCTATCGGAATCATCTGATCCTGTTCTTTCTGGAATAATTTCATGATGTCACAGTCGCCCCGAACAGGCAACGCGGAATCAAAGACTGTTCAACGGCACATGTCTTTATTCAAAAGTAATTATTCAGCACTTTTGATTGCATGGCATGAATTGGTCCGGCTTGTCTCGATTTTCTGGCATCGCCTGTCTGACTGAGTCAGGATTCGTTCATCGAACCATTACCGGGCGCTTGAAGCGCCAACTGCTGTTTATTCACGCAATGGTTCGATGCTAGGAAGCCGACGGAGAAGTTGCGAGGCCGAAAAATCAAGACAAGCCGGACCGCTGGTGGGTAGTTACATTGAAAATTTTTCTTGGTGATCCGACACGGCGCAAACGCCATATTCCGTGTATCTCCCTGACGTGGTCGGAACATTAGGCATGTGGTTTATAAAGAACAGGAGGGAATAGTGAACACAACATCGCCAGAACATTTCAAGTACGTCTCGGGCAAGGATGCACAAGTCCTATGTTCCAACATCAGGCTTGTATGAAGCCGCTTCGCATGGAGATCTCGCTCAAGATAATGAAAGGGTTTGACCACAATGGGCTCCATGTGGCACACACGTCTCAAGACTTTAGAGTATAATTCCGGACACTGAATATAAGCCCTTTGCCCGCAACGTGCTCTCTCAGCACCACGAAACCGACACGATCGACAAGCTGCCCCATGCGACATTTCACAGTTCTGATGCTCTGTGCTTTCTGGCTCCATCTAACCGACTTCCAGGCGCCGGCGCATGCCGAGGATTATCCCAAGAGCGGCGGCACGATCATCCTTGGACGGGCCGCGGATTCCACCTATCTCGACCCGGCAAAGTTCCTGGATAACGAGTCGGCAATGGTCATTGAAAACATTTTTGACGGTCTGGTCCGCTATGCCGACCATTCCACCCTGATCGAACCGGCCTTGGCCGTAAGCTGGGAGCGTTCGCAAAACGAACTGGAATGGCTGTTTCATCTGCGCTCCGGTGTCGTCTTTCACGACGGCTCACCCTTCAATGCCGAAGCCGTGGCCTTCTCGTTCCTGCGGAAAATCGATCCCGCCCACCCTCATTTTCGCGAAGAATTTCGCGACATGGACACGGCCTGGCACATCGTTCAGGGAGTGGACAAAGTAGACGAGCACACGGTCAGGATCACCCTGTCCCGGCCCTTTGCCCCCTTCCTGGACCTTTTGGCCAGACACTCCTCTTATATCGTCAGTCCGGCGGCGGTGAATAAATGGGGCGATGAATTCCACCGTCAACCCGTGGGTACCGGTCCGTTCATCTTTCAGGAATGGAACGCCGGAACACGAATCATCCTGCGGCGCAACGACATGTATTGGCAAGGTGCGCCGTACCTGGAACGAGTCGTGTTCAAGGTCATGCCCAACAACAAGGACCGGCTGCTGGCCCTGAAAACCGGAACGATCCAGTGCATGGACGGCATCAATCCGGATGACGTCGGTGAAATCAACAGAAGAAACGATCTGCGTCTCGACCAGGTTACCGGCCTGAACGTCGGGTACCTGGCCATGAACACGGCTTCCCCGCCCTGGGACCGGCTCGAAGTAAGACAGGCCCTGAATCACGCCGTCAATAAACAAGCCCTGGTCAAGCTCTTGTTCCGGGACATGGCCGAAGCGGCCAAGAATCCCATCCCGCCGACGATGTGGGGCTACAATGAAGAAATCCGGCAATATGACTACGACCCGGACAAGGCTCGTCGAATGCTGGCAGAGATTGGACTGGAGGAGGGATTGAGCACCACGCTGTGGACCATGCCCGTGGCCAGACCATATCTTCCCGACCCGAAAAGCGCGGCGTTGGCCATTCAGGCCAATCTGGCGGCCGTAGGCATCAAGGCTGAAATCGTGACCTACGACTGGCCCGAATATCTGGCCAAACTCTACAACGGAGAGCACGACCTGGCTCTCCTGGGATGGATCGGCACCGGCGACCCGGACAATTTTTTCTTCAACCTTTTCGACGCCCGAAACGCCCTGCCGCCCAGAGCCTCAAACATCGCCTTCTTCAGGAACGACAGAGCCCAGGCCCTGATCGCCCTGGCTCGGGAGACCATGGACCAGACTCAACGCGCCGAATACTACAGGCAACTCCAGGAAGTCATTCACGACAACGCGCCCTGGGTGCCTCTGGCCTATGCCCACCAGGTTCTGGCCAGGCACGAGGACGCCCGCGACATCATCTATCATCCCACCGGAATTCATCGCTATTATCGCGCGTGGCTGAAAAAATGACGGCAAGGAGCGAGGTGAAACGGATCCTGCTCCTTGCCGTCTGCCTGGTGCTGTTTTTTCCATCGAACCAGGCCCGGGCTGAACCATCGGGGCAAAAGACGCTGGTCATCGGTCGCAGTGCGGACTCGGTCACCCTGGACCCCGCCCTTGCTCCGGACAGGGAGTCCAGCAAAGTGGTCGCCCATATTTTCGAAACCCTGGTCCGAGCCGAAGACGAAGGCTCTCGGATTGAGCCCGGACTGGCTCTTCGTTGGGAGTCCTCACCGGACCGGACCGAATGGTTTTTTCATCTCCGCCCCGGTGTTTTCTTTCACGACCAGACCCCGTTCAATGCCCAGGCCGTAATCTTTTCCCTGGCTCGGCAGATCGATCCATCCCATCCGCACCATCTTTCCCACTCCATACTTGAAGCAGGGATTCGGGATAACATCCGTTCCGTGGACGAAATCGACGAGCTCACCGTGCGCATCGTGCTCGAATCACCCCGCGGCAATTTCTTGAGCAGTCTGAGTTCCACCAAGGCATCCATCGTCAGTCCGACCGCGGTCCGGCAGACCGGGGCCGCCTTCGCCCGAAACCCAGTGGGTACGGGTCCGTTCAAGTTTCTCCAGTGGCAGCCGGATGGAACCATTATTCTCGCAAGCCACGAAGACTACTGGGATGGACGAGCCAATCTGGATCGCATTGTCTACCGCACCATTCCGGACAACCTGGAGCGCCACTTGGCTTTTCAGGGCGGGCATATTCACGTTCTGGACGGCGTCCTTCCCGGCGACGTGCCCCGCCTGCTTCGGCTGCCGCGAACCCGGATTCTGGCTCATCCCGGAATGAACGTGGCCTTCATGGCCATGAACGTGAACAAACCGCCCCTGGACCGGGTCGAGGTCCGTCGGGCGGTGAATCATGCCGTGAACAAGGCGGACCTGGTGAAATATCTCTATCAGGGATTCGCCGATCCGGCCGGTACGCTCCTGCCTCCGACCATGTTCGGACACCATGCGCAAATAAGTGACTATGCCTACGATCCGCAAAGGGCCAGGAGGCTTCTGGCGGAAGTCGGATTGCCCGACGGCTTTCGCACCACCTTGTGGGTCATGTCCTCGGCAAGGCCGTATCTGCCCCAGCCGGTGGAGGCTGCGCGACTGATCCGAGCCGGGCTGGCGGAAGTCGGCATCGAGGCGGAAATCAAAATCCTGGACTGGAGCAGCTACCTTGAGAGCATCGTTACCGGGCAACACGACATCTGCCTGTTGGGCTGGAACGCACAGACCGCGGATCCCTACCATCTGCTGGAGACCAATCTGGGGCCGCTCAACACCCAGCCGGGACGGGCGACGAACATCACTTTCTGGCGTAGCGATCGAATGGGCGCCTTGCTGGACAAATTCAGGCACGACATGGAACTCCCCGAACAGGAAGCCCTCCTGCACGCGATTCAGGAATTCGTGATGGAGCAAGCTCCCTTGGTGCCGCTCGCCCATGCCCAAACCATATTGGCGGTTCGGGATGATGTCAGCGGACTCGTGCTGCAACCCAACAACCTGTTGCGTTTGCACCGGGCCGATCTGGATTGACGCGCCGCGCGGGGGCGCATTGGCCGAACATGTTCAACTTCCTGAGAAAGCACAACCTTCGCCTTTCCATCCGCATCCGGATGCTGGCCCTCTGCGTATTGGCCGTGATCGTTCCCATGGCCCTGGTCGCGGGCAGCAGCCTGTATTTTCACATCCGACACGACCAGCAGGCCATGCTGGACAATCTGCGGCTCTCCCAACACAGGGCCGAACATTTTTTTGTGCAGCATATCCGTCAGGCCGAAATCCTGGGCCAGCATCTGGCCCGCACCACGCAACCGCTCCCCTTCGCCCAGATCCAGAGCCACCTGGATTCCTCACGGGATTTCTGGTTTATGGGAATGGTGGAAATTTTCGACGAACTCGGGAACCTGCTGGCCCGCAGTTACGCCCCCCAACGCAACATCGAACTGTACTTCACGTCGCCCGAGGATGCTCGCATTGCTCAGATCCTGGATCTGAGCATCTTCTCGGACTTCGTTCTCACGCCCGGAGGCATCGCCGTACAGTCCGGCGTGCCGATAATAGATCCGGGAACCATGAAAACCACTGGGGTCGTGCTGGTCACGTATCCGATCACCACCCGGTTTCTGCAGGCGCTCAAGAACCACTTGCTCATGGACGTGAGCGTTATCAACCCCTCTGACGAAACCATGTCCAGCACCCTGCAGAACCCGGACGGAAAACTCCTGGATCGATTCTGGCGGCCTTTCTTTGTTGATGGCGCCGCGCCGCTTCCGACGGAAACTTTTCTGGAGGAAACCATTGATTCGGCGGATCATGCCGTGATTTTTTCAGATTTGCAGGACAATCAGGGCAAGACTCTGGCTGTTTTAGCCGTCAGCGCCAACCTTGACCGGATCAACGCGGGCATCAGAGAAAGCATCCGGTTCATTCTTTTCAGTTCTCTCGGCGCGGGAATCCTGGCCGTGTTCCTCGGCCTGTTCACCGCGACCACGTTCACCAAGCCCTTAGGGCGACTTCTGAAAACCATCGGCCTGATTGCCGGAGGTGATTTGCGTCAACAGGTGCATATCGCAAGATCGGATGAAATCGGCGACCTGGCCAGGGCTTTCAATGAAATGACCGTGCGGCTCAATGAGCAACACGTTGACTTGACCAGGGCCATCGACGTCAAAAATGAATACGCAGCCAAACTGGAGGAAACCGCCAGTCAGCTGGAGCGTTTCAGCAAGGAACTGGAACAGACCGTGGCCCGTCGGACCACGGAACTGACTTCGGCAAACGAGAAACTTGTTCTGGAAATCAGCGAGCGGGTACAAGCCGAAGCCGAGCTGGCCGCGGAAAAGGATCACCTGGCCGTAACCTTGCGTTCCATCGGAGACGGAGTGATCACCACGGATATCCGGGGAAACGTGATCATGGTGAATCCCGTTGCGGAAGACATCACCGGCTGGTCTCCAGAGGCTGCGCGAGGGAAGCCGCTAGGCGACATGCTGCCTCTTGTCGATCCTGATACGCGAGCCCCCCTGGCCAACCTCGTCGTGGAGGTTCTCCGTACCGGACACGTTGTTCATCTTACGGAACGTACAGCCCTGCTTGCCTCTGACGGCCGGCTGCGGGACATGACCGTCAGCGGCGCCCCCATCCGCGACAGCACGGGAAAATTTCGCGGCGTCGTATTCGTAGTCAGGGACATCACCCGACAGCGCAGGATGGAGAACGACCTGCTCAGGGTCCAGAAACTGGAATCACTGGGACTGATGGCGGGAGGACTCGCCCATGACTTCAACAATATCCTCACGGCCATCGCCACCCATATCAACCTGGCCCGGAATCACTTGCAACCTGTTGATTCGGAAGCGGCACAACGGCTCGAAAAGGCTGAAAAAGCCTGTCTGCGTGCCGGCGATCTGACCCGTCAGTTCCTGACGTTCGCCAAAGGAGGGGCGCCCATCAAGCGGAATACGGACCTGTCCGTGCTGCTCCATTCCACGGTGCAGTTCGTTCTCGCCGGGACCCAGGTCCAGGCAAAGTTTGATCCTCCCCCAAACC
Proteins encoded in this window:
- a CDS encoding ABC transporter substrate-binding protein codes for the protein MRHFTVLMLCAFWLHLTDFQAPAHAEDYPKSGGTIILGRAADSTYLDPAKFLDNESAMVIENIFDGLVRYADHSTLIEPALAVSWERSQNELEWLFHLRSGVVFHDGSPFNAEAVAFSFLRKIDPAHPHFREEFRDMDTAWHIVQGVDKVDEHTVRITLSRPFAPFLDLLARHSSYIVSPAAVNKWGDEFHRQPVGTGPFIFQEWNAGTRIILRRNDMYWQGAPYLERVVFKVMPNNKDRLLALKTGTIQCMDGINPDDVGEINRRNDLRLDQVTGLNVGYLAMNTASPPWDRLEVRQALNHAVNKQALVKLLFRDMAEAAKNPIPPTMWGYNEEIRQYDYDPDKARRMLAEIGLEEGLSTTLWTMPVARPYLPDPKSAALAIQANLAAVGIKAEIVTYDWPEYLAKLYNGEHDLALLGWIGTGDPDNFFFNLFDARNALPPRASNIAFFRNDRAQALIALARETMDQTQRAEYYRQLQEVIHDNAPWVPLAYAHQVLARHEDARDIIYHPTGIHRYYRAWLKK
- a CDS encoding ABC transporter substrate-binding protein — protein: MKRILLLAVCLVLFFPSNQARAEPSGQKTLVIGRSADSVTLDPALAPDRESSKVVAHIFETLVRAEDEGSRIEPGLALRWESSPDRTEWFFHLRPGVFFHDQTPFNAQAVIFSLARQIDPSHPHHLSHSILEAGIRDNIRSVDEIDELTVRIVLESPRGNFLSSLSSTKASIVSPTAVRQTGAAFARNPVGTGPFKFLQWQPDGTIILASHEDYWDGRANLDRIVYRTIPDNLERHLAFQGGHIHVLDGVLPGDVPRLLRLPRTRILAHPGMNVAFMAMNVNKPPLDRVEVRRAVNHAVNKADLVKYLYQGFADPAGTLLPPTMFGHHAQISDYAYDPQRARRLLAEVGLPDGFRTTLWVMSSARPYLPQPVEAARLIRAGLAEVGIEAEIKILDWSSYLESIVTGQHDICLLGWNAQTADPYHLLETNLGPLNTQPGRATNITFWRSDRMGALLDKFRHDMELPEQEALLHAIQEFVMEQAPLVPLAHAQTILAVRDDVSGLVLQPNNLLRLHRADLD
- a CDS encoding ATP-binding protein, whose protein sequence is MFNFLRKHNLRLSIRIRMLALCVLAVIVPMALVAGSSLYFHIRHDQQAMLDNLRLSQHRAEHFFVQHIRQAEILGQHLARTTQPLPFAQIQSHLDSSRDFWFMGMVEIFDELGNLLARSYAPQRNIELYFTSPEDARIAQILDLSIFSDFVLTPGGIAVQSGVPIIDPGTMKTTGVVLVTYPITTRFLQALKNHLLMDVSVINPSDETMSSTLQNPDGKLLDRFWRPFFVDGAAPLPTETFLEETIDSADHAVIFSDLQDNQGKTLAVLAVSANLDRINAGIRESIRFILFSSLGAGILAVFLGLFTATTFTKPLGRLLKTIGLIAGGDLRQQVHIARSDEIGDLARAFNEMTVRLNEQHVDLTRAIDVKNEYAAKLEETASQLERFSKELEQTVARRTTELTSANEKLVLEISERVQAEAELAAEKDHLAVTLRSIGDGVITTDIRGNVIMVNPVAEDITGWSPEAARGKPLGDMLPLVDPDTRAPLANLVVEVLRTGHVVHLTERTALLASDGRLRDMTVSGAPIRDSTGKFRGVVFVVRDITRQRRMENDLLRVQKLESLGLMAGGLAHDFNNILTAIATHINLARNHLQPVDSEAAQRLEKAEKACLRAGDLTRQFLTFAKGGAPIKRNTDLSVLLHSTVQFVLAGTQVQAKFDPPPNLWAVNIDRGQISQVINNLVLNAVQAMPGGGSIDILAANVEIAAGQVQPLPQGRYVSLTFTDHGTGIRGDQISRVFDPYFTTKEMGNGLGLSTAFSIIKKHDGHIQVRSDYGQGAEFQIYLPAESSTVVIERTSPKEKPFGRNQGRILLMDDERIIRESVQELLELQGFTVTGAANGQEAVNLYEQAMRDACPYDVVILDLTVPGGMGGREAIAVLLEMDPRVKAVVSSGYSNDPVMARYRDHGFLDVVAKPYPLNELITVIHKVMNMPESSRPVEN